A genomic stretch from Sphingomonas sp. HDW15A includes:
- a CDS encoding tetratricopeptide repeat protein, translating into MALPPSDTNEAFLREVDENLRRDQAEQLLKKNAPLIVGGVLLLLALVAGYLYWHNRQQEAAARDSETLVAAMEEIGAGRTGVDKKLDPLLESSSEGIAAQAKLTKAAVLLSKGDKTGAIALYRGLAADSGIAQSTRDLATIRMTALEFDTLEPAAVIARLEPLAKPESAWFGSAGEMTAMALLKQNKTAEAGRLFAALAGNKTVPMTIRSRAVQIAGTLGVDASAAIDDLSKGPQSR; encoded by the coding sequence TTGGCTCTCCCTCCTTCGGATACCAACGAAGCCTTCCTGCGCGAGGTCGATGAGAACCTCCGCCGGGACCAGGCCGAACAGCTCCTCAAGAAAAACGCCCCGCTGATCGTCGGCGGCGTCCTTCTGCTGCTCGCGCTGGTGGCGGGCTACCTCTATTGGCACAACCGTCAGCAGGAAGCCGCAGCGCGCGACAGCGAAACACTTGTTGCCGCGATGGAGGAAATCGGCGCCGGCCGCACGGGGGTCGACAAGAAGCTGGACCCGCTGCTCGAAAGCTCCTCCGAAGGAATCGCCGCCCAGGCCAAGCTGACCAAGGCGGCGGTGCTGCTTTCCAAGGGCGACAAGACGGGGGCAATCGCGCTTTATCGCGGGCTTGCGGCGGACAGCGGCATCGCCCAGTCAACGCGCGACCTCGCGACCATCCGGATGACCGCTCTGGAATTCGACACGCTCGAGCCGGCGGCAGTCATCGCCCGGCTTGAGCCGCTGGCCAAGCCAGAGAGCGCCTGGTTCGGGAGTGCCGGCGAAATGACGGCGATGGCATTGCTCAAGCAGAACAAGACCGCCGAGGCCGGCCGCCTGTTCGCCGCGCTTGCCGGCAACAAGACCGTACCGATGACGATCCGCAGCCGTGCCGTCCAGATTGCCGGAACGCTCGGCGTGGACGCTTCTGCGGCGATCGACGATCTTTCCAAAGGACCACAATCCCGATGA
- the panB gene encoding 3-methyl-2-oxobutanoate hydroxymethyltransferase, with product MSTFTIDTATSRATPSPVPGKRMTVPAIRARKVDGETAEPVVMLTAYTMRYAQLLDPHCEILLVGDSLGQVIYGLPSTVPVTLEMMCAHGAAVVRGSWHALVAVDMPFGSYEGSPERAFASASRILKETGCAAVKLEGGEAMADTIAFLTGRGIPVIGHVGLTPQAVNVLGGYGARGKSDAEAKKIVGDANAVAQAGAFCVVVEGVMESIADKVTKAIDVPTIGIGASANCDGQVLVTEDMLGLFERTPRFVKRYANLASEIGAAAAAYREEVRARTFPTAEQTYRPKI from the coding sequence ATGTCCACTTTCACCATCGATACGGCGACCAGCCGGGCGACCCCCTCGCCGGTTCCTGGAAAGCGCATGACGGTGCCCGCGATCCGGGCGCGCAAGGTCGACGGGGAGACCGCCGAGCCGGTCGTCATGCTGACCGCCTACACGATGCGCTATGCGCAATTGCTCGACCCGCATTGCGAGATCCTGCTGGTCGGCGACAGCCTTGGACAGGTGATCTACGGCCTTCCGTCGACCGTTCCGGTCACGCTGGAAATGATGTGCGCGCACGGCGCCGCTGTCGTGCGCGGAAGCTGGCACGCGCTGGTCGCGGTCGACATGCCTTTCGGCAGCTATGAAGGCTCGCCCGAACGGGCGTTCGCCAGCGCAAGCCGGATCTTGAAGGAAACCGGCTGCGCGGCAGTGAAGCTGGAGGGCGGCGAGGCGATGGCCGACACCATTGCTTTCCTGACCGGCCGGGGAATTCCCGTCATCGGTCATGTCGGCCTCACTCCTCAGGCCGTCAACGTGCTCGGCGGCTATGGCGCGCGGGGGAAATCCGATGCCGAAGCGAAAAAGATCGTCGGCGACGCCAATGCGGTCGCCCAGGCCGGCGCTTTCTGCGTCGTCGTGGAAGGCGTGATGGAATCGATCGCCGACAAGGTGACGAAGGCGATCGACGTTCCGACCATCGGCATCGGCGCTTCCGCAAATTGCGACGGCCAAGTGCTGGTGACCGAGGACATGCTCGGCCTGTTCGAGCGGACTCCGCGCTTCGTCAAACGCTATGCGAATCTGGCGAGCGAAATCGGCGCCGCCGCTGCCGCCTATCGCGAGGAAGTGCGGGCTCGCACCTTCCCGACCGCCGAGCAGACGTATCGGCCGAAGATCTGA
- a CDS encoding DUF2141 domain-containing protein has translation MNWKLPTAIAAMSAALLVTGPAFADPREASPNDPTCREGSKPALLVRVTGLKNGSGKVRVQAYGPGASNHLKKGKWAGRVDVPLNGRRSVDVCLPLPSAGTYSAAIRHDANANRKSDWNDGAAFSRNPKLGLTTKPSFGQTAVRVGNGPTRISVVLNYRQGLSVGPI, from the coding sequence ATGAACTGGAAACTTCCCACTGCCATTGCGGCCATGTCCGCAGCCCTGTTGGTCACGGGTCCGGCCTTCGCCGATCCGCGCGAGGCCAGTCCCAACGACCCTACATGCCGCGAAGGCAGCAAGCCGGCGTTGCTGGTTCGCGTGACCGGCCTGAAGAACGGGTCCGGCAAGGTCCGGGTCCAGGCTTATGGCCCTGGCGCCTCGAACCATCTCAAGAAGGGCAAGTGGGCCGGGCGCGTCGACGTTCCGCTCAATGGCCGGCGCAGCGTCGACGTCTGTCTGCCACTGCCATCCGCCGGCACCTATTCGGCCGCGATTCGCCACGATGCCAATGCCAACCGCAAGTCGGACTGGAACGATGGCGCGGCCTTTTCGCGCAATCCGAAGCTTGGGCTGACCACCAAGCCGAGTTTCGGCCAGACCGCCGTGCGCGTTGGCAACGGGCCAACCCGCATCAGCGTCGTCCTGAATTACCGTCAGGGCCTAAGCGTCGGTCCGATCTAG
- a CDS encoding PQQ-binding-like beta-propeller repeat protein, whose product MTLRNRNLVLIVSASALVTACNPFKKDRVETPTVGERVSVLVNEIELQVDPETAAMPMVLPEAVANEEWAQSGGNAYKSVGHVALGQALGTAWTARIGEGNHSGARLVTGPVVGGGRVYTIDTLGVVRAFDTRNGGEIWSARFGDAGKDRAVLYGGGVAFDNGRIYATNGLGYVAALDAGTGAPIWTVKPAGPLRGAPTVVGDALYVMSQDNQLFSLKTADGATNWSSAAALEIAGVFGSGAPAVARGTVVAGFSSGELNAYRYENGRVVWQDALQRTTMSTSVASLSDVDADPVIDGNQVFALGKGGRMVALELTSGQRIWEQNVGSIATPWVAGDWVFVATDEGKVLAMSRANGKIRWLTELRRWRDQAGKKGPIYYSGPVLAGGRLIVAGTNGTLINIDPATGVVQSQTGAGDGVTAQPVVAGSTLYILTEGGRLIAYR is encoded by the coding sequence ATGACGCTTCGTAATCGTAACCTCGTGCTGATCGTCAGCGCGTCCGCGCTGGTGACGGCCTGCAACCCGTTCAAGAAGGACAGGGTGGAAACGCCGACCGTCGGCGAGCGGGTTTCCGTCCTTGTCAACGAAATCGAGCTTCAGGTCGATCCGGAGACCGCGGCAATGCCCATGGTCCTGCCCGAGGCCGTCGCCAACGAGGAATGGGCGCAGTCCGGCGGCAATGCTTACAAGTCGGTCGGCCATGTCGCGCTCGGCCAGGCGCTGGGAACGGCATGGACTGCGCGGATCGGCGAAGGCAACCACAGCGGCGCCCGGCTGGTTACCGGCCCCGTAGTCGGCGGCGGCCGGGTCTACACCATCGATACGCTAGGCGTGGTGCGCGCATTCGATACCCGCAATGGCGGCGAAATCTGGAGCGCGCGCTTCGGCGACGCAGGCAAGGACCGCGCCGTGCTCTACGGCGGCGGAGTCGCTTTCGATAACGGCCGCATCTACGCGACCAACGGTCTCGGTTACGTCGCAGCGCTCGACGCGGGAACCGGAGCGCCGATCTGGACGGTGAAGCCGGCCGGTCCGCTGCGCGGTGCGCCGACCGTGGTCGGCGACGCGCTTTACGTGATGAGCCAAGACAACCAGCTATTCTCCCTGAAGACGGCTGACGGCGCGACGAACTGGTCGAGCGCGGCGGCGCTGGAAATCGCCGGCGTGTTCGGCTCAGGCGCCCCTGCCGTGGCGCGCGGAACGGTGGTCGCCGGCTTCTCCTCGGGCGAGCTCAATGCCTACCGCTACGAAAATGGCCGCGTCGTCTGGCAGGATGCGTTGCAGCGCACGACCATGTCGACCAGCGTCGCTTCGCTTTCGGACGTCGACGCCGATCCAGTCATCGACGGCAACCAGGTGTTCGCGCTCGGCAAGGGCGGCCGAATGGTCGCGCTTGAACTGACCAGCGGCCAGCGCATCTGGGAGCAGAATGTCGGGAGCATCGCGACGCCGTGGGTCGCGGGCGACTGGGTGTTCGTTGCGACCGACGAAGGCAAGGTGCTGGCGATGAGCCGCGCCAACGGCAAGATCCGTTGGCTTACCGAGCTCCGCCGCTGGCGGGACCAGGCCGGCAAGAAGGGTCCGATCTACTATTCGGGCCCGGTTCTGGCCGGCGGACGGCTGATCGTGGCCGGAACGAACGGCACGCTGATCAACATCGATCCGGCAACCGGCGTGGTTCAAAGCCAGACCGGTGCCGGCGACGGTGTCACCGCGCAGCCGGTTGTCGCCGGCTCGACGCTTTACATCCTCACCGAGGGTGGGCGGCTGATCGCGTACCGCTAG
- the purL gene encoding phosphoribosylformylglycinamidine synthase subunit PurL, protein MTVAEATAPVITPQIVAEHGLSTEEYDRILAALGREPNLVELGIFSVMWSEHCSYKSSRLHLKKLPTEAPWVICGPGENAGVIDIGDGDAAIFKMESHNHPSYIEPYQGAATGVGGILRDVFTMGARPIANMNALRFGRPDHPKMRHLISGVVSGIGGYGNCVGVPTVGGEVNFDTAYDGNILVNAMTVGVAKTDKIFYSAATGIGNPIVYVGSKTGRDGIHGATMASADFDENSDEKRPTVQVGDPFTEKLLIEACLELMATDAIVAIQDMGAAGLTSSSVEMASKGGAGIRLDMDKVPQREEGMTPYEMMLSESQERMLMVLKPGREAEAEAIFRKWELDFAVIGEVTDTGHMVLEWQGDVVCDIPLGPLADAAPEYDRPHLSLDEYKAWAKVKPLGDVPKSANIAADLLKLMGSPNLASRRWIWEQYDSQVGADTVQKPGGDAAVVRVHGSRKALAITTDCTPRYVYADPYEGGKQAIAEAYRNLCAVGARPLAVTNCLNFGNPQRPEIMAQFVEALRGMGVACRALDFPIVSGNVSLYNESKATGGGSAILPTPAIGGVGLLDDWSKSATIAFKAEGETLVLIGHSTGHVGQSLWLDVCHGRKDGAAPTVDLDVEKRLGRLACDLIRDGRVSGVHDISDGGALVAIAEMALAGMIGVELTLPNVPNPVAIMFGEDQGRMLVTTRDANGVIAAASAANLFAAPIGTTGGDGVRGPGFAASLADLRAAHEGFFPTLMSNEL, encoded by the coding sequence ATGACCGTCGCCGAAGCCACCGCCCCCGTCATCACCCCGCAAATCGTCGCCGAGCACGGCCTGAGCACCGAGGAGTATGACCGTATACTTGCCGCGCTTGGGCGCGAGCCGAACCTGGTCGAGCTTGGGATCTTCTCGGTCATGTGGTCCGAGCATTGCAGCTACAAGAGCTCGCGCCTGCACCTGAAGAAGCTGCCGACCGAGGCGCCGTGGGTGATCTGCGGCCCGGGCGAAAACGCAGGCGTGATCGACATCGGCGACGGCGATGCGGCGATCTTCAAGATGGAGAGCCACAACCACCCGTCCTACATCGAGCCTTATCAGGGCGCCGCGACCGGCGTCGGCGGTATTTTGCGCGACGTCTTCACCATGGGCGCACGGCCGATCGCCAATATGAACGCGCTGCGCTTCGGCCGGCCGGACCATCCGAAGATGCGTCACCTGATCAGCGGCGTCGTCAGCGGGATCGGCGGTTACGGCAATTGCGTCGGCGTTCCGACCGTCGGCGGCGAGGTCAATTTCGATACGGCCTATGACGGCAACATCCTGGTCAACGCCATGACCGTCGGCGTCGCCAAGACGGACAAGATTTTTTATTCGGCGGCGACCGGCATCGGCAATCCGATCGTCTATGTCGGCTCCAAGACCGGCCGCGACGGAATCCACGGCGCGACCATGGCGTCGGCGGACTTCGACGAGAATAGCGACGAGAAGCGCCCGACGGTCCAGGTCGGCGACCCGTTCACCGAGAAACTGCTGATCGAGGCCTGCCTCGAACTGATGGCGACCGACGCGATCGTCGCCATCCAAGACATGGGCGCGGCCGGCCTCACCAGTTCGAGCGTCGAGATGGCGTCTAAGGGCGGGGCCGGAATCCGCCTCGACATGGACAAGGTGCCGCAGCGCGAGGAGGGCATGACGCCCTATGAGATGATGTTGTCGGAGTCCCAGGAGCGGATGCTGATGGTCCTGAAGCCCGGTCGCGAGGCCGAGGCCGAAGCCATCTTCAGAAAGTGGGAATTGGACTTCGCGGTGATCGGCGAAGTCACCGATACCGGCCACATGGTGCTGGAGTGGCAAGGCGATGTCGTGTGCGACATCCCGCTCGGCCCGCTAGCCGACGCCGCGCCGGAATATGACCGGCCGCACCTGAGCCTCGACGAATATAAGGCGTGGGCGAAGGTTAAGCCGCTCGGCGATGTGCCCAAAAGCGCGAACATCGCCGCCGACTTGCTCAAGCTGATGGGTTCGCCGAACCTCGCCTCGCGGCGCTGGATCTGGGAGCAGTACGACAGCCAAGTCGGCGCCGACACCGTCCAGAAACCGGGCGGTGATGCGGCGGTCGTCCGTGTCCACGGCTCGAGGAAGGCGCTGGCGATCACCACCGACTGCACGCCGCGCTACGTCTATGCCGACCCCTATGAGGGCGGGAAGCAGGCGATTGCCGAAGCCTATCGCAACCTCTGCGCGGTCGGTGCGCGTCCGCTCGCGGTGACGAACTGCCTTAACTTCGGCAATCCGCAGCGGCCGGAGATCATGGCCCAGTTCGTCGAGGCGCTTCGCGGCATGGGCGTTGCCTGTCGCGCGCTCGACTTCCCGATCGTCAGTGGAAACGTCAGCCTCTACAACGAGAGCAAGGCGACCGGCGGCGGAAGCGCCATCCTCCCCACCCCGGCGATCGGCGGCGTCGGCCTGCTCGACGATTGGTCGAAGTCGGCGACAATCGCGTTCAAGGCGGAGGGTGAAACTCTTGTGCTAATTGGTCATTCGACCGGCCATGTCGGGCAATCGCTCTGGCTAGACGTCTGCCACGGCCGGAAGGACGGCGCTGCGCCAACCGTCGATCTCGACGTTGAAAAGCGGCTTGGCCGCCTTGCCTGTGACTTGATCCGGGACGGACGTGTAAGCGGCGTTCACGACATCAGCGACGGTGGCGCGCTCGTCGCGATTGCCGAAATGGCCCTGGCCGGAATGATCGGCGTTGAGCTCACGCTTCCCAATGTCCCCAACCCGGTTGCGATCATGTTCGGCGAGGATCAGGGAAGGATGCTGGTTACGACGCGCGATGCGAATGGCGTCATCGCCGCGGCATCGGCCGCCAACCTTTTCGCAGCGCCGATCGGCACGACTGGAGGCGACGGCGTTCGCGGACCGGGCTTCGCGGCGTCCCTCGCCGACCTGCGCGCCGCGCACGAGGGGTTCTTCCCCACGCTGATGTCGAACGAGCTCTAG
- a CDS encoding 2OG-Fe(II) oxygenase produces the protein MLDLARIRAAEVQEKPYPFFTVEQAILADSVDRVASDFPKIGRAGVVNPSDTSPGPAFAALLDELKGDAFRSVIAEKFDVTLDGLDIKINLRGHARKTDGNIHTDTPTKAVTVLLYFNKEQEAASSETGLRILKNSSDLDDYVAEVPPLLGNMLAFKVTPNCWHGHKPFEGERRSLQLNYLSGLERTKKHERVRRFFRHVGRRIGLD, from the coding sequence ATGCTCGACCTTGCCCGAATTCGCGCAGCCGAAGTTCAGGAAAAGCCATATCCGTTCTTCACGGTAGAACAGGCGATCCTTGCCGATTCCGTCGATCGTGTGGCTTCCGATTTCCCGAAGATCGGCCGGGCAGGGGTGGTCAACCCATCCGACACTTCGCCTGGTCCGGCCTTCGCCGCCCTTCTTGACGAACTGAAGGGCGATGCGTTTCGGTCGGTCATCGCCGAAAAATTCGACGTCACGCTCGATGGTTTGGACATCAAGATCAACCTGCGCGGTCACGCCCGCAAGACGGACGGGAACATTCATACGGACACGCCGACCAAGGCTGTGACCGTCCTGCTCTATTTCAACAAGGAGCAGGAAGCCGCGTCGTCGGAAACAGGTCTGCGCATCCTCAAGAATAGCAGCGACCTCGACGATTATGTGGCCGAGGTCCCGCCGTTGCTCGGCAACATGCTGGCGTTCAAGGTCACTCCGAACTGCTGGCACGGGCACAAGCCGTTCGAAGGCGAGCGGCGTTCGCTCCAGCTCAACTATCTGAGCGGCCTCGAACGCACGAAAAAGCATGAGCGGGTCCGCCGCTTCTTCCGGCACGTCGGCCGCCGCATCGGGCTGGATTAA
- a CDS encoding Hpt domain-containing protein produces MDDVSLVDWTHFERSRAELGPGFIRILGYYREDGEKSVAQIEQAMREHNTIALVIPAHTLKGESRQFGAEPLAEIAEKIENVARSCIETHRFPDELIPDVVALRKMFQRTLELFDQATNPLLTRAAPGGFGRKVANQDFGRI; encoded by the coding sequence GTGGACGACGTCAGCCTCGTCGATTGGACGCATTTCGAGCGCTCGCGCGCGGAGCTTGGTCCCGGATTCATACGGATTTTGGGCTATTACCGCGAAGACGGGGAAAAAAGCGTCGCCCAGATCGAGCAGGCGATGCGCGAGCACAATACGATCGCGCTGGTCATCCCCGCACATACGCTGAAGGGCGAGTCGCGGCAGTTCGGCGCCGAGCCGCTGGCGGAGATCGCCGAGAAGATCGAGAATGTCGCCCGATCCTGCATCGAGACTCATCGCTTCCCGGATGAGCTGATCCCGGACGTCGTCGCGCTCCGCAAAATGTTCCAGCGCACGCTGGAGCTGTTCGACCAGGCCACCAACCCGCTGCTGACCCGCGCGGCGCCGGGCGGTTTCGGTCGCAAGGTCGCGAACCAGGATTTCGGCCGAATCTAG
- a CDS encoding ArsC family reductase, translating into MITLHGIPNCDTVKKARAWLDAQGVDYRFHDFKKLGVSAEMLERWAESAGWETLLNRRGTTFRALSDPDKADIDRDKAVRLMEANPSLIKRPVVEDESGKVTVGFSNEAFETEWKP; encoded by the coding sequence ATGATCACGCTTCACGGGATTCCCAATTGCGACACGGTGAAGAAGGCGCGGGCGTGGCTCGATGCCCAAGGCGTCGACTATCGCTTCCATGACTTCAAGAAGCTCGGCGTAAGTGCCGAAATGCTTGAGCGCTGGGCGGAAAGCGCCGGTTGGGAGACCTTGCTCAACCGGCGCGGGACGACATTCCGAGCGCTTTCCGACCCCGACAAGGCGGACATCGACCGCGACAAGGCCGTGCGGCTGATGGAAGCCAATCCCAGCCTCATCAAGCGGCCGGTGGTCGAGGACGAAAGCGGCAAGGTCACGGTCGGCTTCTCGAACGAAGCGTTCGAAACCGAGTGGAAGCCATGA
- the bfr gene encoding bacterioferritin has translation MKGDPKVIELLNEALKAELTAINQYWLHYRLLENWGVKKLAEYERHESIDEMKHADKFSDRILFLDGFPNFQSLGSLRIGETVEEILKADLEAELEAVAMYREGVAYCESVKDFTSRDLFAEVLAAEEGHVDFIETQFELIRQMGIHNYIQLQSEAAEE, from the coding sequence ATGAAGGGCGACCCAAAGGTCATCGAGCTACTGAACGAGGCGCTCAAGGCCGAGCTGACCGCGATCAACCAGTACTGGCTGCACTATCGCCTGCTCGAAAACTGGGGCGTCAAGAAGCTGGCGGAATATGAACGCCACGAATCGATCGACGAGATGAAGCATGCGGACAAATTCTCCGACCGCATCCTGTTCCTCGACGGCTTCCCCAACTTCCAGTCGCTGGGCAGCCTGCGCATCGGCGAGACGGTCGAGGAAATCCTGAAGGCCGACCTTGAGGCTGAGCTGGAGGCGGTCGCAATGTACCGCGAGGGCGTCGCTTATTGCGAGAGCGTGAAAGACTTTACCAGCCGCGACCTATTCGCCGAGGTTCTCGCGGCCGAGGAGGGCCATGTCGATTTTATCGAAACACAGTTCGAGTTGATCCGGCAAATGGGCATCCACAATTATATCCAGCTGCAATCGGAAGCTGCCGAGGAGTAA
- a CDS encoding DUF418 domain-containing protein, with the protein MGIGIGLAGHAALVVADLMTGFYVPLVLGGFLAAMVPFRFAQALGYAALLVLWSRRNSRAVNRVAAVGRTAFTNYIGTSLVCTAIFYGWGLGLYGKVTRVEAWLAVPMVWALVLLWSKPWLARFNYGPLEWLWRSLARGRPQAMRKV; encoded by the coding sequence TTGGGGATTGGGATCGGCCTGGCCGGACATGCCGCACTGGTGGTCGCCGACCTGATGACCGGCTTCTACGTTCCGCTTGTGCTCGGCGGCTTCCTGGCGGCGATGGTGCCGTTCCGATTTGCGCAGGCGCTGGGCTACGCGGCCCTGCTGGTGCTGTGGTCGCGCCGAAACAGCCGGGCGGTGAATAGGGTCGCGGCCGTCGGGCGGACAGCCTTCACCAATTATATCGGCACGTCGCTGGTCTGCACGGCTATCTTCTACGGCTGGGGCTTGGGCCTCTACGGCAAGGTGACGCGTGTCGAGGCTTGGCTCGCCGTTCCCATGGTGTGGGCGCTGGTGCTGCTGTGGTCGAAGCCGTGGCTCGCGCGGTTCAACTATGGCCCGCTCGAATGGCTGTGGCGGAGCCTCGCACGCGGCCGGCCGCAGGCGATGCGCAAAGTCTAG
- the der gene encoding ribosome biogenesis GTPase Der, whose translation MPLPVVAIVGRPNVGKSTLFNRLVGKRVALVDDRPGVTRDRREGDAELLGLKFRVMDTAGFEDEDAQSLPGRMRVQTEAAVEAADVALFVIDAREGLTPLDEEIARWLRGSKTPVILAANKAEGRAGEAGRMEAYALGMGEPFALSAEHGEGLVDLFEAIRPFVEREEDEAAEPDDGEERPLGPLKLAIVGRPNAGKSTLVNKMLGEDRMITGPEAGITRDSISIDWQWQGRDVTLVDTAGLRKRAKIDDKLEKLSAADTRRAIDMAEVVVLLLDATRGLEAQDLKIADQVIEEGRALIIALNKWDVAEHASSLFNGVKAALEEGLSQLKGVYVLTVSGKTGKGIDQLINAAFELRDAWSMRVGTGELNRWFARAIEANPPPAPGGKRIKLRYITQVKSRPPTFVIFGNRVDELPGSYERYLLNSMRRDLKIGPVPLRLNLRASKNPFGSKAQ comes from the coding sequence ATGCCCCTCCCAGTCGTCGCCATCGTCGGCCGTCCCAATGTCGGCAAATCGACCCTATTCAACAGGCTGGTCGGCAAGCGCGTTGCGCTGGTCGACGACCGCCCGGGCGTGACCCGCGACCGGCGCGAGGGCGATGCCGAGCTTCTCGGCCTCAAGTTCCGGGTGATGGATACTGCCGGCTTCGAGGACGAGGACGCCCAGTCGCTTCCCGGCCGGATGCGGGTGCAGACCGAGGCGGCAGTCGAAGCCGCCGATGTCGCGCTTTTCGTGATCGACGCTCGCGAAGGGCTGACCCCGCTCGATGAGGAAATCGCCCGCTGGCTTCGCGGCAGCAAGACTCCGGTCATCCTCGCCGCCAACAAGGCCGAAGGTCGGGCGGGGGAGGCCGGGCGGATGGAAGCCTATGCGCTTGGCATGGGCGAGCCGTTCGCCTTGTCCGCCGAGCATGGCGAGGGCCTCGTCGACCTGTTCGAAGCCATTCGACCCTTCGTCGAGCGTGAAGAGGACGAAGCCGCAGAGCCGGACGATGGCGAGGAAAGGCCCCTCGGACCCTTGAAGCTGGCGATCGTCGGCCGCCCAAACGCCGGCAAGTCGACGCTCGTCAACAAGATGCTCGGCGAGGACCGGATGATCACTGGGCCGGAAGCCGGCATTACCCGCGACAGCATCTCGATCGATTGGCAATGGCAGGGCCGGGACGTGACGCTGGTCGATACGGCGGGCCTCAGGAAACGCGCCAAGATCGACGACAAGCTGGAAAAACTGAGTGCCGCCGACACGCGCCGCGCGATCGACATGGCGGAAGTCGTTGTCCTGCTGCTCGACGCCACGCGCGGACTCGAAGCGCAGGACCTCAAGATCGCCGACCAAGTGATCGAGGAAGGACGGGCGCTCATTATCGCGCTCAACAAGTGGGATGTCGCCGAACATGCATCCAGCCTGTTCAACGGGGTCAAGGCCGCGCTCGAAGAGGGCCTGAGCCAACTGAAAGGGGTCTATGTCCTCACCGTCAGCGGCAAGACCGGCAAGGGCATCGACCAGCTGATCAACGCCGCCTTCGAGCTTCGCGACGCATGGAGCATGCGGGTCGGCACTGGTGAGCTCAATCGCTGGTTCGCGCGCGCGATCGAGGCCAATCCGCCACCCGCACCCGGCGGCAAGCGAATCAAGCTTCGCTACATCACCCAGGTGAAGTCGCGCCCGCCGACGTTCGTCATCTTCGGCAACCGGGTCGACGAGCTTCCCGGAAGCTACGAACGCTATCTGCTCAATTCGATGCGCCGCGACCTCAAGATCGGTCCCGTCCCGCTCCGCCTCAATCTGCGGGCTTCGAAAAATCCGTTCGGATCGAAGGCGCAATAA
- a CDS encoding (2Fe-2S)-binding protein, producing the protein MIICSCNVIRDCDIRAAAARGCTDARSAYASMGCEFECGGCQELADDIVEQVLSNPPEIDQRAA; encoded by the coding sequence ATGATCATCTGCTCGTGCAATGTGATTCGGGATTGCGACATCCGCGCGGCCGCTGCTCGTGGCTGCACCGACGCCCGATCGGCTTACGCCTCGATGGGTTGCGAATTCGAATGCGGCGGCTGCCAGGAACTCGCCGACGATATCGTCGAGCAGGTGCTCAGCAACCCGCCCGAGATCGACCAGCGCGCAGCCTAA